In one Polaribacter sp. ALD11 genomic region, the following are encoded:
- a CDS encoding glycosyltransferase: MQKKTLLIIGAVWVEPNSSAAGKRMLQLIHQFLERDYAITFASPSQKSEKAIDLISSGITEVSIELNNVSFDDFIKELQPSIVMFDRFMMEEQFGWRVAENYPKAIRILDTEDLHCLRKTRELCFKKNIDFSKEELLKQDITKREIAAILRCDLSLIISTFEMELLKNTFKIDETILMYVPFLFDEISKHQQKKWKIFEEREHFIFIGNFFHKPNVDAVLTLKNEIWNEIRKQLPKAEVHIYGAYMNQQIEQLHNKKEGFIIKGFAANANEVVENARVVLAPLNFGAGIKGKLTEAMLCGTPSVTTSIGAEGMADKFPWNGFVEDDFSDFALMANELYTNKSAWENAQLNGIEIINCIYSKEKNGELLFNKIEEIQHNLEQHRTQNFLGSLLHHQTLQATKYMSKWIEAKNK, translated from the coding sequence TTGCAAAAAAAAACGCTTTTAATTATTGGTGCAGTTTGGGTAGAACCCAATTCTTCTGCTGCGGGAAAGAGAATGTTGCAGTTAATACATCAATTCTTAGAAAGGGATTATGCAATTACTTTTGCTTCGCCTTCACAAAAAAGTGAGAAAGCAATCGATTTAATTTCTTCAGGAATTACTGAAGTTTCTATTGAATTAAACAACGTTTCTTTTGATGATTTTATAAAAGAATTACAGCCAAGTATTGTCATGTTCGATCGTTTTATGATGGAAGAACAATTTGGTTGGCGCGTTGCAGAAAATTACCCAAAAGCAATCAGGATTTTAGATACAGAAGATTTGCATTGTTTGCGAAAAACAAGAGAGTTGTGTTTTAAAAAGAATATCGATTTTTCTAAGGAAGAACTTCTGAAACAAGACATTACAAAAAGAGAAATTGCAGCTATTTTAAGGTGCGATTTGTCTCTAATTATTTCTACGTTTGAAATGGAATTGTTGAAAAATACTTTTAAAATAGACGAAACTATTTTAATGTATGTGCCTTTTTTGTTTGATGAGATTAGCAAACATCAACAAAAAAAATGGAAAATATTTGAAGAAAGAGAACATTTCATTTTTATTGGTAATTTCTTTCACAAGCCAAATGTTGACGCCGTTTTAACCTTAAAAAATGAGATTTGGAACGAGATAAGAAAGCAGCTTCCAAAAGCTGAAGTCCATATTTATGGTGCATACATGAATCAGCAAATTGAACAGCTTCACAATAAAAAAGAAGGTTTTATCATTAAGGGTTTTGCAGCAAATGCAAATGAAGTTGTAGAAAACGCTAGGGTTGTTTTAGCACCTTTAAATTTTGGTGCAGGAATTAAAGGAAAACTTACAGAGGCAATGCTTTGCGGAACACCAAGCGTTACGACTTCTATTGGAGCAGAGGGAATGGCGGATAAATTTCCTTGGAATGGTTTTGTAGAAGATGATTTTTCTGATTTTGCATTAATGGCAAATGAATTATATACGAATAAGTCTGCTTGGGAAAATGCCCAATTAAATGGAATAGAGATTATCAATTGCATTTATAGTAAAGAAAAAAACGGCGAATTACTTTTCAATAAAATTGAAGAAATTCAGCATAATTTAGAACAACACAGAACTCAGAATTTTCTGGGAAGCTTGTTACATCATCAAACTTTGCAAGCGACAAAATACATGAGTAAATGGATTGAAGCTAAAAATAAGTAG
- a CDS encoding DeoR/GlpR family DNA-binding transcription regulator, producing MKKKDRQQKVVDEVSINRQVSSSFLSEKLNVSEDTIRRDIKELDKRGLLTKVHGGAISTMQKLYHYNEDVIYKREEKVLIAKKAITLVEDGMVIIMSGGTTNLMLAKLFPKTLKATIYTYSLPIAMQLAEHPTIETIFIGGRIQRNSMVTTGIDVIQYLSNITANLCFIGVSGFSLEQGITGEGYEVALVKKAMIKASERNVYLSTSNKLNIRLNYDICSLQEIDIAITDLDVKDPILKPYVESGVVLI from the coding sequence ATGAAGAAAAAGGATCGACAGCAAAAAGTAGTAGATGAAGTAAGTATTAATAGGCAAGTAAGTTCTAGTTTTCTTTCTGAAAAATTAAATGTTTCTGAAGACACCATAAGAAGAGATATAAAAGAGCTAGACAAAAGAGGCCTATTAACCAAAGTACACGGAGGAGCTATTTCTACGATGCAAAAACTGTATCACTACAATGAAGATGTAATATATAAAAGAGAAGAAAAAGTTCTAATTGCTAAAAAAGCAATTACCTTAGTTGAAGACGGCATGGTAATTATAATGAGTGGTGGAACGACAAATCTGATGTTAGCCAAATTATTTCCAAAAACGTTAAAAGCCACTATTTACACATATAGCTTACCAATTGCAATGCAATTAGCAGAACACCCAACTATTGAAACTATATTTATTGGAGGTCGAATTCAAAGAAACTCAATGGTAACCACAGGTATTGATGTTATTCAATACTTATCTAACATTACCGCAAATCTTTGTTTTATTGGCGTAAGTGGTTTTAGTTTAGAGCAAGGTATTACTGGCGAAGGTTATGAAGTTGCATTGGTTAAAAAAGCAATGATTAAAGCTTCTGAACGAAACGTCTATTTATCTACCTCAAATAAATTAAATATTAGACTTAACTATGATATTTGTAGCCTTCAAGAAATTGACATTGCCATTACAGATTTAGACGTAAAAGATCCAATACTAAAACCTTATGTTGAATCTGGCGTTGTATTAATTTAA
- a CDS encoding glycoside hydrolase family 10 protein codes for MILKKICFHQKTTSIFFIVFFTLLLINCSKKVYTPIEIKKVGIKKTTNTEVKENNPLATEREFRAVWIASVANINWPSKRGLSTEEQQKEAIELLDLLHQNNFNTVILQVRPQADAMYKSNLEPWSYYLTGTQGKAPFPYYDPLEFWINEAHKRGLELHAWLNPYRAHHTAGGEITEASIVYKKPELVTKLEAGFWWLDPGNKKTQEHSYKVVMDIVKRYNVDGIHFDDYFYPYPSYNNNKDFPDDKSWKNYLNSRGQLKRDDWRRDNVNTFIEKVYSNIKKVKPSVKFGISPFGFWRPNYPASVTAGFDQYSELYADAKLWLNKGWIDYLTPQLYWPINRTDVSFPVLLNWWNQENTHKRHLWPGMSIGRIKGDEGIDEVINQIMITKGMLSKSPGAVHWSIAPLIESPKLMEAIANGPYKKQALVPGSPWLNNSKPEKPTLNYTFENDTLLINWTAKNSNKVANWVVRYKYNNKWDYSIHGRFTNSDKLPLTLNDSKKTLKAIAISAIDKFGNESIFEEIPITKVKTRIKD; via the coding sequence ATGATTTTAAAAAAAATCTGTTTTCATCAAAAAACAACATCTATCTTTTTTATTGTCTTTTTTACGTTGCTTTTAATCAATTGTAGCAAAAAGGTTTACACGCCTATAGAAATAAAAAAGGTCGGGATTAAAAAAACAACGAATACTGAAGTTAAAGAAAACAATCCTCTCGCTACCGAAAGGGAGTTTAGAGCGGTTTGGATTGCTAGTGTAGCAAACATTAATTGGCCAAGTAAACGCGGCCTTTCTACTGAGGAACAACAAAAAGAGGCTATTGAATTATTAGACCTTCTTCATCAAAATAATTTTAATACCGTTATATTACAAGTGAGACCACAAGCAGATGCGATGTACAAAAGCAACTTAGAACCTTGGTCTTATTATTTAACAGGAACACAAGGAAAAGCGCCTTTTCCTTATTACGACCCCTTAGAGTTTTGGATTAACGAAGCACATAAAAGAGGCTTAGAATTACATGCTTGGTTAAACCCTTATAGAGCGCATCACACAGCAGGAGGCGAAATAACCGAAGCTTCAATAGTTTACAAAAAACCAGAATTGGTTACAAAATTAGAAGCCGGTTTTTGGTGGTTAGATCCTGGTAATAAGAAAACGCAAGAACATAGCTACAAAGTTGTGATGGATATTGTTAAAAGATACAATGTAGACGGAATTCATTTTGATGATTATTTTTATCCATATCCTTCTTACAATAATAACAAAGATTTTCCGGATGATAAAAGCTGGAAAAACTACCTAAATTCTCGTGGTCAACTAAAAAGAGATGATTGGAGAAGAGATAACGTAAATACATTTATCGAAAAAGTTTACTCCAATATCAAAAAAGTAAAACCAAGTGTAAAGTTCGGTATTAGTCCTTTTGGTTTTTGGCGACCAAATTACCCTGCCTCGGTAACTGCTGGTTTCGATCAATACAGTGAGTTGTATGCAGACGCAAAGCTTTGGTTAAATAAAGGATGGATCGATTATCTTACCCCTCAATTGTATTGGCCAATTAATAGAACAGATGTTAGTTTTCCGGTTTTACTAAATTGGTGGAATCAAGAAAACACGCACAAAAGACACCTATGGCCAGGAATGAGTATTGGCAGAATCAAAGGAGATGAAGGAATTGATGAAGTTATAAATCAGATTATGATAACCAAAGGCATGTTATCTAAATCTCCTGGAGCTGTACATTGGAGCATTGCACCTTTAATAGAATCACCAAAATTAATGGAAGCAATAGCTAACGGACCGTATAAAAAACAGGCGCTCGTTCCGGGTTCTCCTTGGCTAAATAATTCAAAACCCGAAAAACCAACACTAAATTATACTTTTGAAAATGATACTTTATTGATAAACTGGACGGCTAAAAACAGCAATAAAGTTGCCAACTGGGTAGTTCGTTACAAATACAATAACAAATGGGATTATAGCATTCACGGACGATTTACAAATTCAGATAAGCTTCCGCTGACTTTAAATGACTCTAAAAAAACTTTAAAAGCAATTGCGATATCTGCTATTGATAAATTTGGAAACGAAAGTATTTTTGAAGAAATACCGATTACAAAAGTAAAAACACGAATTAAAGACTAA
- a CDS encoding heme-binding domain-containing protein: MKILKKMVVFLLIVLVVAQFFGPEKNDGKLATVATFISETNPPEDVKKILETTCFDCHSDKTTYPWYNSITPINFWLNDHIVDGKKHLNFSKWNTYSLKKKEHKMDELYEEVEKGEMPLDSYTWTHVDANLTPAQIAAVVAWGKKVQGDYKLQMTTK; encoded by the coding sequence ATGAAGATTCTAAAAAAAATGGTTGTTTTCTTGTTGATTGTTCTTGTTGTCGCTCAATTTTTTGGGCCAGAAAAAAATGATGGAAAATTAGCGACTGTTGCAACTTTTATTTCGGAAACTAACCCTCCAGAAGACGTTAAAAAGATTTTAGAAACTACCTGTTTCGATTGCCATTCAGATAAAACTACCTATCCTTGGTACAATTCTATTACACCTATAAACTTTTGGTTAAACGACCATATTGTCGATGGTAAAAAGCATTTGAACTTTTCTAAATGGAATACATATTCTTTGAAAAAGAAGGAGCATAAAATGGACGAGCTGTACGAAGAAGTTGAAAAAGGAGAAATGCCTTTAGATTCTTATACTTGGACGCACGTAGATGCTAACTTAACGCCAGCTCAAATTGCGGCGGTTGTTGCTTGGGGAAAGAAAGTACAAGGGGATTACAAACTACAAATGACCACCAAATAA
- a CDS encoding acyloxyacyl hydrolase, with product MKKIFAFFLIFIFSGILYSQEETASKAQPSNFLSNSYYSINFGGIFYPFSNNNLIDGYKTDTFSRNYFSGRLLLGYKISPDLALQFGTMRPASWFKYNNVNNIGYERSVWINAWSLSLKKNINLHKKLSIYGEAGIANVTRIGFSIDDTIIYPDAHFASLIYGFGLNYKLNKKWRLNLNGTFLPKSVKENQPSISQVTFGFEYHINKLPKEQVEKHENNGHFFPKNMVQVSYGNSKIGFGANRFFGMSLKVGNFESFGIPVFWVGAVKAAHSFSITYQRLAFRTEKIFSLDWGVSITAFQTEATQENVLAFSIFPTMRFYLLRRKGFDMYTNYSLIGPTFLTKGNLDNLKTGPKTTYQDTMGLGVFFGKKRAYNAELRIMHYSNGNIFPNNSGVAVPIQFTFGKTF from the coding sequence ATGAAAAAAATATTTGCTTTCTTTTTAATTTTTATTTTTTCAGGAATCTTATACAGTCAAGAAGAAACAGCTTCGAAAGCCCAACCTTCTAACTTTTTATCTAACTCTTATTACAGCATTAATTTTGGCGGAATTTTCTATCCGTTTTCTAACAATAATTTAATTGATGGTTATAAAACAGACACTTTTTCTAGAAATTATTTCTCTGGAAGGTTGTTGTTGGGGTATAAAATTTCTCCAGATTTAGCGTTACAGTTCGGAACCATGAGACCCGCATCTTGGTTTAAATATAACAATGTAAATAATATTGGTTATGAAAGAAGTGTATGGATAAATGCTTGGTCTCTATCTCTAAAGAAAAACATCAACTTACATAAAAAACTTTCTATTTATGGTGAAGCTGGTATTGCAAATGTTACACGCATTGGCTTTTCTATAGACGATACAATTATTTATCCAGATGCACATTTTGCTAGTTTAATCTATGGTTTTGGCTTAAACTATAAATTGAATAAAAAATGGAGATTGAATTTAAACGGAACATTTTTACCTAAATCTGTAAAAGAAAATCAGCCTTCTATTTCTCAAGTTACGTTTGGCTTTGAATATCACATTAATAAATTACCTAAAGAACAAGTTGAGAAACACGAAAATAATGGTCATTTTTTTCCAAAAAACATGGTTCAAGTAAGTTACGGAAACAGCAAAATTGGTTTTGGTGCAAATCGCTTTTTCGGAATGAGTTTAAAAGTAGGCAATTTCGAAAGTTTTGGAATTCCTGTTTTTTGGGTTGGAGCAGTTAAAGCAGCACATTCCTTTTCCATTACCTATCAAAGATTAGCTTTTAGAACAGAAAAGATATTTTCTTTAGATTGGGGCGTTAGTATAACCGCTTTTCAAACAGAAGCAACACAAGAAAATGTGCTGGCTTTCTCTATTTTTCCGACCATGCGTTTTTATTTATTACGTAGAAAAGGGTTTGATATGTACACAAATTATTCTTTAATCGGCCCTACTTTTTTAACGAAAGGAAATTTAGATAATTTAAAAACCGGACCAAAAACAACCTATCAAGACACCATGGGTTTAGGTGTTTTCTTCGGAAAAAAACGAGCGTACAATGCAGAACTTAGAATTATGCATTACTCTAACGGAAATATTTTTCCGAATAACTCTGGCGTTGCGGTTCCGATTCAATTTACCTTTGGAAAAACATTTTAA
- the lpdA gene encoding dihydrolipoyl dehydrogenase — MKYDIIVIGSGPGGYIAAVRASQLGKKVAIIEKYSTLGGTCLNVGCIPSKALLDSSHHYYDAVHHFEEHGITVEKPTFDFGKMVDRKAKVVETTTGGIKYLMDKNNVDVFEGLGSFVDKTHVNIAKNDGTSEVIEGTNIIIATGSKPSTLPFIKLDKERVITSTEALKLPEVPKHLLVIGGGVIGLELGSVYKRLGADVTVIEYAAKITPTMDSDISKELQKVLKKQGIKFATSHGVTAVERNGDEVIVKATNKKGEEVTFTGDYCLVAVGRKAYTEGLGLEKIGIEVNERGQVSINDHLQTNVPNVYAIGDVVKGAMLAHKAEEEGVVVAEFLAGEKPHIDYNLIPGIVYTWPEVAAVGKTEDELKEAKVDYKSGKFSMRALGRSRASGDIDGFVKVLADKNTDEILGVHMVGARVADLIMEAAVAMEFRASAEDLARICHGHPTYSEAVKEAAKAAWDGKPLNA, encoded by the coding sequence ATGAAATACGATATTATTGTAATTGGTTCTGGACCTGGAGGATATATAGCTGCAGTTAGAGCTTCTCAATTAGGCAAAAAAGTAGCAATTATAGAAAAATATTCAACTTTGGGCGGTACCTGTTTAAATGTTGGTTGTATTCCTTCTAAAGCACTATTAGATTCTTCGCATCATTACTATGACGCGGTTCATCATTTTGAAGAACACGGTATTACTGTTGAAAAACCAACCTTCGATTTCGGAAAAATGGTAGACAGAAAAGCCAAAGTTGTAGAAACAACTACAGGCGGAATCAAATATTTAATGGACAAAAACAATGTGGATGTTTTTGAAGGCTTAGGTTCTTTTGTTGATAAAACACACGTAAACATTGCAAAAAATGATGGAACTTCTGAAGTAATTGAAGGAACAAATATTATTATAGCAACAGGTTCGAAACCATCTACTTTACCATTTATTAAACTAGACAAAGAGAGAGTAATAACTTCTACAGAAGCTTTAAAACTACCTGAAGTACCAAAACATTTATTGGTAATTGGAGGTGGTGTTATTGGTTTAGAGTTAGGTTCTGTTTACAAGCGTTTAGGTGCAGATGTTACAGTGATAGAATATGCTGCAAAAATTACCCCAACAATGGACTCTGATATTTCTAAGGAATTACAAAAAGTTCTAAAGAAACAAGGCATTAAATTTGCTACAAGTCATGGTGTTACTGCTGTGGAAAGAAATGGAGATGAAGTTATTGTAAAAGCAACTAATAAAAAAGGGGAAGAAGTAACTTTTACTGGAGATTATTGTTTGGTTGCTGTGGGTAGAAAAGCATACACAGAAGGTTTAGGCTTAGAAAAAATTGGTATTGAAGTAAATGAACGTGGTCAAGTTTCTATAAATGATCATTTACAAACAAATGTACCTAATGTTTATGCAATTGGTGATGTTGTAAAGGGTGCAATGTTAGCACACAAAGCAGAAGAAGAAGGTGTTGTAGTTGCAGAATTTTTAGCTGGCGAAAAACCACACATCGATTATAATTTAATTCCTGGTATTGTATACACATGGCCAGAAGTTGCTGCAGTTGGTAAAACTGAAGACGAATTAAAAGAAGCAAAAGTAGATTACAAATCTGGTAAATTTTCAATGAGAGCTTTAGGTAGATCTCGTGCAAGTGGAGATATAGATGGATTTGTAAAAGTTTTAGCAGATAAAAACACTGATGAGATTTTAGGAGTTCACATGGTTGGTGCACGTGTTGCAGATTTAATTATGGAAGCTGCAGTTGCAATGGAGTTTAGAGCATCCGCAGAAGATTTGGCAAGAATTTGTCATGGTCACCCAACCTATTCTGAAGCTGTAAAAGAAGCGGCAAAAGCTGCTTGGGACGGAAAACCATTAAACGCATAA